The Pirellulales bacterium genomic sequence CAATCCGCAGCGCGAACCGAATACATCCGCTGGGCCGGCATCGTTTTGCCTGCGGCCGAAGCGGCGCTCCGACGCTGCTCAGGACGATGAGGCGACCGCCGGCGGAACGTCATTTTCGATGGCCGAGGCGCGGCACATCGTGCGGGATCTCTTCACGCCGAACCCTTGGATCTATTGGACGGATTTCTTGCTATCGTTCGGCGTCGGCCTCGTTTGCTATGGCTTGGTCCGGAAAGTGCCAGGCTGGTCGCTGCTGCAAGCGGGGCTATTTCTGACTTCGTGCATTTGTTTTTTTCGAGCATCGCTCTTCGTGCATGAGATTGTTCACTTCCGAACAGGCTCGTTTCGCGTCTTCCGATTCGTTTGGAATTTGATCTGTGGAATCCCGTTTCTCGTCCCGTCGTTTACCTATTACACGCATCTGGATCACCATCGCCGCAAATTTTATGGGACTAAAGAAGATGGCGAATATCTGCCCCTCGGCCATCAAACGCCTTGGCATATCTTGTTTTATCTCTCGCAAACGTTGGTGATTCCAGGCGTTGTCGTGCTGCGATTCCTGGTGCTGACGCCGCTGACGTGGTTTGTCCCTCCGGTGCGGCGATTGGTCCACCAGCGGCTTTCGTCGTTGGTCATGGATCCGACCTATATCCGCCCGTTGCCAGCTCGCGACGTATTGCGCATTTGGCGAATTCAAGAATTCGGTTGCTTTTTGTTTTGTGCCACCGTGGGCGTGCTTCTTATACGCGGCATGCAGCCGGGCGCCGACCCGGCGGGGCCCTTTCCGGTTCGCCGCGGTGTGTTGCCGATGGGGTTCTTGGTGCAGGCCTATTTGACCGGCATGATGATCGTTTTTCTAAACGCTGTTCGCACTCTTGGCGCCCATCGATTTCTAAACGATGGCCGGGAAATGACGTTTGTCGAGCAGCTTGTCGACTCGGTCAATTACCCG encodes the following:
- a CDS encoding fatty acid desaturase; translated protein: MTDDLNPQREPNTSAGPASFCLRPKRRSDAAQDDEATAGGTSFSMAEARHIVRDLFTPNPWIYWTDFLLSFGVGLVCYGLVRKVPGWSLLQAGLFLTSCICFFRASLFVHEIVHFRTGSFRVFRFVWNLICGIPFLVPSFTYYTHLDHHRRKFYGTKEDGEYLPLGHQTPWHILFYLSQTLVIPGVVVLRFLVLTPLTWFVPPVRRLVHQRLSSLVMDPTYIRPLPARDVLRIWRIQEFGCFLFCATVGVLLIRGMQPGADPAGPFPVRRGVLPMGFLVQAYLTGMMIVFLNAVRTLGAHRFLNDGREMTFVEQLVDSVNYPRRPLITGLWAPIGLRFHALHHLFPAMPYHNLAAAHRRLINELPANSPYRLTVGDSLIVSLWQLWLASRRLRAEKLASLPS